The Coffea arabica cultivar ET-39 chromosome 1e, Coffea Arabica ET-39 HiFi, whole genome shotgun sequence genome has a window encoding:
- the LOC140018510 gene encoding uncharacterized protein, with translation MTSTALCISSIRAGLRQLNSLIAEGTRSHVRKIEKHVRSMLKEQHKQFEREMTALWNLVIELHTQKAQGEGNGCPHNSDAPTSSRRGYQVPSRLSRIDFPKFNGEDFRGWLYKSEQFFEVDETPNAVKVKIAAMSLEEYVRELSSRFGDSLYDDPMRELKSLKQSGSVKEYHDVFEELLNRVDLPKDYATSCFLSGLKPEIQLILRMFMPKNVQHARILTKIEEAKMIVQSKEKVMSKSFLNYSDRTGTTQFRAHAPSHKWKTDSKAVLPLPMFPALPNNERQHESGAKKAFKRLSRAKMNKKRARGLCFWCDERFTARDRCENKQFHRLEVWDDTPDKKEPKTEGEEDAIDKGQLAYISLNAMTNIAVPNFMTMRVTGHVGKQSVNIFIDCGSSHNFIHPKSGHKVVLRGMKQHGLQLNRPEPEPGPLSLFSITAGTNGRQDSNLLDLECLLSEYGDLFQEPNGLPPERLHGHRIVLKESTEPVNVRPYRYPVFWKGEIEKLVAKMLACGIIRASSSPFSSPVVLVKKKDGSWRIGGWNEHLQHLRLVFELLRRHELQVKMSKCAFAQQQIDYLGHIINAEGVQADPQKTVAIKNWPIPQTIKELRGFLGLTGYYRRFIQGYGKITKSLTDLVKKNQFQWHDRATQAFKRLQEVMSSPPILAQPNFTQEFIVKTDASRNGIGAVLMQKRRPLAFFSKALGTKHQALSVYEKEMLAIVTAILKWRAYLVGRHFIIKTDHQSLKYKMEQRVHTPLQQKWIAKLMGYDYEDVAHFVAVCDVFQRNKSDNTAYLGLLQPLPIPEKIWSDISMDFIEGLPLSHGRKVILVVVDRLSKYAHFMAVAHPYTAISVAQLFIDQVYRLHGLLQTIVSDRDPIFLSSF, from the exons ATGACCTCCACTGCTCTTTGCATCAGTAGTATCAGAGCTGGGTTACGCCAGCTCAACTCTTTGATAGCAGAGGGCACTAGGTCGCATGTCCGGAAAATAGAAAAGCACGTAAGATCCATGCTGAAGGAGCAACATAAGCAATTTGAGAGAGAAATGACGGCTCTGTGGAATTTGGTGATCGAATTGCACACACAGAAGGCTCAGGGGGAAGGAAATGGCTGCCCTCACAACTCGGATGCTCCAACCAGCAGCAGGAGAGGATATCAGGTTCCTTCTCGTCTATCACGAATTGATTTCCCGAAATTTAATGGAGAAGACTTTAGAGGATGGTTATACAAGAGTGAGCAGTTTTTTGAGGTGGATGAGACTCCCAACGCAGTAAAAGTTAAGATAGCGGCGATGAGTTTGGAAG AGTATGTGAGAGAGCTAtcttcaagatttggagattcCTTGTATGATGATCCAATGAGGGAGCTTAAGAGCTTGAAGCAGTCTGGGTCAGTAAAGGAGTACCACGATGTGTTTGAGGAACTCCTCAATAGGGTGGATCTTCCAAAAGATTATGCTACTAGCTGCTTCTTGAGTGGATTGAAGCCAGAAATTCAGTTGATCTTACGAATGTTTATGCCTAAGAATGTGCAGCATGCTCGAATCTTGACCAAAATTGAAGAAGCAAAAATGATAGTGCagtcaaaagaaaaagtaaTGTCCAAATCATTCCTGAATTACTCAGACCGCACGGGTACCACACAGTTCCGTGCGCATGCTCCTAGTCACAAGTGGAAAACAGACTCTAAGGCAGTACTGCCCCTACCTATGTTTCCAGCACTTCCCAACAATGAAAGGCAGCATGAGTCGGGTGCTAAAAAGGCTTTCAAGAGGCTGAGTAGGGCGAAAATGAACAAGAAAAGGGCAAGGGGATTATGTTTTTGGTGCGATGAGAGGTTTACAGCTAGGGATAGATGTGAAAATAAGCAATTCCATAGGTTGGAGGTTTGGGATGATACGCCAGATAAGAAGGAACCGAAGACTGAGGGTGAGGAGGATGCAATAGATAAGGGGCAGTTAGCTTATATTTCTCTCAATGCCATGACCAACATAGCTGTCCCTAATTTTATGACAATGAGGGTCACTGGACATGTAGGGAAGCAGTCTGTGAATATTTTCATAGATTGTGGCAGTTCACATAATTTCATTCACCCCAAG AGTGGTCACAAGGTAGTCTTGAGAGGAATGAAACAACACGGGTTACAGTTG AATCGTCCAGAACCAGAGCCAGGGCCATTATCTCTTTTTTCTATTACAGCTGGAACTAATGGAAGGCAGGATAGTAACTTGCTGGATCTAGAATGTTTGCTGAGTGAATATGGTGATTTGTTTCAAGAACCTAATGGTTTACCTCCTGAAAGATTGCATGGCCATAGGATTGTTCTAAAAGAAAGCACTGAACCTGTCAATGTAAGACCCTATAGGTACCCTGTTTTTTGGAAAGGTGAAATTGAAAAACTGGTAGCAAAAATGCTTGCTTGTGGGATTATTAGAGCTAGCTCTAGCCCTTTCTCCTCTCCAGTAGTTTTggtaaaaaagaaagatggatcCTGGAGAAT TGGTGGTTGGAATGAGCACCTGCAACACCTGAGACTTGTGTTTGAACTGTTGAGAAGGCATGAATTACAGGTAAAAATGAGTAAATGTGCATTTGCTCAACAGCAAATTGACTACTTGGGGCATATTATCAATGCAGAAGGTGTTCAAGCCGACCCTCAGAAAACTGTtgccattaaaaattggccaatACCGCAGACAATCAAGGAGCTGCGAGGATTTTTGGGCCTTACTGGATATTATAGGAGATTCATACAAGGCTATGGTAAGATTACTAAATCACTCACAGACTTGGTTAAGAAGAATCAATTTCAGTGGCATGATAGGGCTACTCAAGCTTTTAAAAGACTACAGGAAGTTATGAGCAGTCCCCCTATCCTAGCTCAACCAAATTTTACTCAAGAATTCATTGTGAAAACTGATGCTTCTAGAAATGGGATTGGGGCGGTGTTGATGCAAAAAAGGAGACCATTAGCTTTTTTCAGTAAAGCACTGGGGACTAAACATCAAGCTCTGTCAgtatatgaaaaagaaatgttgGCCATAGTCACTGCGATTTTAAAGTGGAGAGCTTATTTGGTGGGACGACACTTCATTATCAAAACTGATCATCAAAGTTTGAAGTATAAAATGGAGCAAAGGGTACATACACCACTGCAGCAGAAATGGATAGCCAAGTTGATGGGGTACGATTATGAG GATGTGGCCCATTTTGTAGCAGTATGTGacgtttttcaaagaaataagTCAGATAATACAGCTTATCTGGGCCTATTACAACCTTTACCCATACCTGAGAAGATTTGGTCTGACATCTCTATGGATTTTATTGAAGGCTTACCCCTCTCACATGGCAGGAAGGTGATCTTAGTGGTGGTGGACAGACTCAGCAAATATGCTCACTTCATGGCTGTGGCTCATCCCTATACCGCCATCTCAGTTGCCCAGCTATTCATAGACCAAGTTTACAGGTTACATGGTCTTCTTCAGAccattgtcagtgatagagatccCATTTTCTTGAGCTCTTTCTGA
- the LOC140010433 gene encoding probable calcium-binding protein CML48: protein MDSSSSSSLDSHRAAYSPSAPPVPDPDQEPRLAHPYYPSRSSQDQYYRPPASSSSSSSYTGHTYHQSQYPTLTPTGSFSSNYGSGHSSHSDPGYGYGYPPPQPQQQQQYQSYNYNASFPPGTDPGVIRTFQMVDRDGSAFIEESELRQALSSGYQRFTMRTIRLLIFLFKNPSDSALKIGPKEFSALWSCLGQWRAIFERFDRDRSGKIDATELRDALNGIGYAVPPSVFQVLISRYEEGNGRRVELSFDSFVECGMIVKGLTEKFKEKDPRYTGSATMTYDSFMSMIIPFLVSY, encoded by the exons ATGgactcatcatcatcatcatctttggACAGCCACCGAGCTGCCTACTCACCCTCCGCCCCACCCGTGCCCGACCCGGATCAGGAACCCAGGTTGGCCCACCCGTATTACCCCTCTCGTTCTTCTCAAGACCAGTACTACCGTCCTCCCgcctcctcctcttcctcttcctcctatACGGGTCACACTTATCACCAGAGTCAGTACCCGACGCTTACACCGACCGGCAGCTTCAGCAGCAATTATGGGTCAGGTCATTCATCTCATTCGGATCCTGGCTACGGGTATGGTTATCCTCCTCCCCAGccccagcagcagcagcagtatCAGAGCTATAACTACAATGCTTCCTTTCCACCTGGGACCGACCCGGGTGTGATTCGGACCTTCCAGATGGTGGATAGGGATGGCAGTGCGTTCATTGAGGAATCGGAGCTCCGACAAGCTCTTTCTTCGGGCTATCAAAGGTTCACCATGCGGACTATCCGTTTACTAATCTTTCTCTTCAAGAACCCTTCTGATTCTGCTCTCAAAATCG GGCCCAAGGAGTTTTCTGCTTTATGGAgttgtcttggtcaatggcga GCCATATTTGAGAGGTTTGATAGAGATCGAAGTGGGAAAATTGATGCAACAGAACTAAGAGATGCTCTCAATGGTATAGGCTATGCAGTACCACCTTCTGTATTCCAAGTTCTCATTTCCAGATACGAAGAAGGAAATGGCAGAAGAGTTGAGCTCAGTTTTGACAGTTTTGTTGA ATGTGGGATGATTGTGAAG GGTTTGACTGAAAAGTTCAAGGAGAAGGATCCACGTTATACTGGATCAGCTACAATGACCTATGATTCGTTTATGAGTATGATCATACCTTTTCTTGTATCGTACTAG
- the LOC113695097 gene encoding inosine triphosphate pyrophosphatase-like, whose amino-acid sequence MAMVKGSVLSLPVTFISGNAKKLKEVCAILDKLIPFQLLKLDLSELRGEPEDISKEKAKIATKEINGLGLVQHTCLHDEWRRLEMKLITFVEKTASNFGPTRGPNDFGWDPLDVILLGQDLFVHWM is encoded by the exons ATGGCTATGGTGAAGGGATCGGTGCTATCTCTACCAGTGACTTTTATCTCTGGAAATGCCAAGAAGCTCAAGGAAGTTTGTGCTATTCTCGACAAGCTGATTCCTTTTCAATTGCTCAAACTTGATTTGTCGGAGCTACGAGGTGAGCCTGAGGATATCTCCAAAGAAAAGGCTAAAATTGCTACCAAAGAAATAAATGGACTAGGGCTGGTGCAACATACTTGCCTCCATGATGAATGGAGAAGATTGGAGATGAAG CTAATAACTTTTGTAGAAAAAACTGCAAGCAATTTTGGTCCTACCAGAGGACCCAATGACTTTGGATGGGATCCACTAGATGTGATTCTTCTTGGTCAAGATCTCTTTGTCCACTGGATGTGA